One part of the Desulfobacterales bacterium genome encodes these proteins:
- a CDS encoding glutamyl-tRNA reductase, with product MSEIVLTGLNHKTAPVQIRERIAFSKEEAMLALEDIIKIPHIDEALLLSTCNRVELLITTKTPDSSMEILKNYISKTKNLAICEFENCLYTYTGSEAIRHIFKVASSLDSLIVGEPQILGQIKEAYRIATQKKTSNVILNKLMHKTFSVAKKVRTETGICDNAVSISYAAVELAKKIFGELDDKKILLIGAGEMAELAVEHLLKNKVTEILVANRTFKKGLELAEKFNGKAIMMEEIAEVLKIVDIIISSTGSPDFILKTELIKKIMKERKNRHLFFIDIAVPRDIHPDINRLPNCYVYDIDDLQGIIDDNIEERNKEALKGERIINESVIRFEEWMSSLKAVPTIVALRAKIDNLAKSEAEKNLLSLKSLSKNDYESIMRMTESIVNKILHYPTVYLKNNGCAGNNSQYIDMIKKIFKLDET from the coding sequence ATGTCTGAGATAGTTCTTACAGGTCTGAACCATAAAACTGCTCCAGTGCAGATTAGGGAGCGTATAGCATTTTCCAAAGAGGAAGCTATGTTGGCTTTGGAAGATATTATAAAAATTCCTCACATAGACGAAGCTTTACTTTTATCTACCTGCAATAGAGTTGAATTGTTAATAACAACAAAAACTCCTGACAGTTCTATGGAAATACTAAAAAATTATATTTCCAAAACTAAAAATTTAGCGATTTGCGAGTTTGAAAATTGTCTTTATACATACACAGGAAGTGAAGCTATAAGACATATATTCAAAGTTGCTTCAAGCCTTGATTCATTGATAGTTGGTGAGCCTCAAATATTAGGGCAAATAAAAGAAGCTTATCGAATAGCTACCCAAAAAAAGACTTCAAACGTAATTTTAAATAAATTGATGCATAAAACTTTTTCAGTTGCAAAAAAAGTTAGAACAGAAACTGGAATATGTGACAATGCCGTATCAATAAGTTATGCTGCCGTGGAACTTGCGAAAAAAATTTTTGGAGAGTTAGATGATAAAAAAATTCTTTTAATCGGCGCAGGAGAAATGGCTGAACTGGCTGTTGAGCATCTCTTAAAAAATAAAGTAACCGAAATTTTAGTTGCTAATAGAACTTTTAAAAAAGGTCTTGAGCTTGCTGAAAAATTTAATGGAAAAGCTATAATGATGGAAGAAATAGCGGAAGTATTAAAAATAGTTGATATTATAATAAGCTCAACGGGTTCTCCAGATTTTATTTTAAAGACAGAATTAATAAAAAAAATTATGAAAGAAAGAAAAAATCGTCATCTTTTTTTTATTGATATTGCTGTTCCAAGGGATATTCATCCAGATATAAACAGGCTTCCGAATTGCTATGTTTACGATATTGATGACTTACAGGGAATTATTGATGACAATATTGAAGAAAGAAATAAAGAGGCATTAAAAGGAGAGCGAATAATAAATGAATCAGTAATCCGTTTTGAAGAATGGATGAGCAGTCTTAAAGCTGTTCCAACTATTGTTGCTCTACGAGCCAAAATTGATAATTTAGCTAAATCCGAAGCTGAAAAAAACCTTTTATCTTTAAAATCGCTTTCTAAAAATGATTATGAATCAATTATGAGAATGACTGAATCTATAGTAAATAAAATTCTTCATTATCCTACGGTTTATTTAAAAAATAACGGATGTGCTGGGAATAATTCTCAATACATTGATATGATAAAAAAAATTTTTAAATTAGACGAAACTTGA